Proteins co-encoded in one Siniperca chuatsi isolate FFG_IHB_CAS linkage group LG11, ASM2008510v1, whole genome shotgun sequence genomic window:
- the ikzf5 gene encoding zinc finger protein Pegasus isoform X1, giving the protein MGEEKPDTLDFVKDFQEYLSQQTQHVNMISGSVSGVKEADELPPDCSQNGLDHPSVDMSLEDSSGILVDGFERTYDGKLKCRYCNYATRGTARLIEHIRIHTGEKPHRCHLCPFASAYERHLEAHMRSHTGEKPYKCELCSFRCSDRSNLSHHRRRRHKLLPMKGARSLSHKKMLSVLQKKASSLGYGRRLLINFSPPSMVVHKADNVNDFSHELPHLRQETYDNQSRAVENGHSTNQNHHHHDMVMDNPLNQLSTLAGQLASLPSESQAQTQPPMSPGAESIVDEKPFLIQQPHPATAPVAVTASMVHASSSSPITPEPRAPPHSNCSPGGGPCSEHSGRTSTPSISNSQPSTPAPGLSAPLQDPHMLHHCQHCDIYFPDNILYTIHMGCHGYENPFQCNICGHKCKSKYDFACHFARGQHK; this is encoded by the exons ATGGGTGAAGAAAAGCCGGACACGCTTGACTTTGTGAAGGATTTTCAGGAGTATCTGAGCCAGCAGACTCAACATGTCAACATGATATCAGGCTCTGTCAGCGGCGTCAAGGAGGCGGACGAGCTGCCTCCAG ACTGCAGTCAGAATGGACTGGATCACCCCTCAGTGGACATGTCACTGGAGGACAGCTCAGGGATCCTGGTGGATGGATTTGAGAGGACCTATGACGGCAAGCTCAAGTGCCGCTACTGCAACTATGCCACCAGAGGCACAGCAAGACTCATTGAGCACATCCGAATTCACACAG gagagaaacctcACCGCTGCCACCTCTGCCCATTTGCTTCAGCCTACGAGCGTCACCTGGAGGCCCACATGCGATCACACACAGGCGAGAAGCCTTATAAGTGTGAACTGTGCTCCTTCCGCTGCAGTGATCGTAGCAACTTGTCGCACCATCGGCGTCGTCGGCACAAACTCCTACCAATGAAAGGTGCTCGCTCACTTTCCCATAAGAAGATGCTGAGTGTTTTACAGAAGAAGGCGAGCTCACTGGGCTACGGCCGCCGACTCCTCATCAACTTCAGCCCCCCTTCTATGGTGGTGCACAAGGCTGACAATGTGAACGACTTCTCCCATGAGCTGCCCCACTTACGTCAGGAGACCTATGATAATCAGAGTCGAGCAGTCGAGAACGGGCACTCCACAAATCAAAATCACCATCACCATGATATGGTTATGGATAACCCCCTGAACCAGCTGTCCACTCTGGCAGGCCAGTTGGCCAGCCTCCCTTCAGAGTCCCAGGCCCAGACTCAACCTCCCATGTCTCCAGGAGCAGAATCTATCGTCGATGAGAAGCCCTTCCTCATCCAGCAGCCCCACCCTGCCACAGCTCCCGTGGCTGTCACAGCCAGCATGGTCcatgcctcctcctcttccccaaTCACCCCAGAGCCCCGGGCTCCTCCCCACAGCAATTGCAGCCCTGGAGGGGGACCCTGTAGCGAGCACAGTGGCCGCACCAGTACCCCCAGTATCTCCAATAGCCAACCCAGTACGCCGGCCCCAGGCCTGTCCGCTCCACTCCAGGACCCCCACATGCTGCATCACTGCCAGCACTGTGACATCTACTTTCCCGACAACATCCTCTACACCATTCACATGGGCTGCCACGGCTACGAGAACCCATTCCAGTGCAACATCTGTGGCCACAAGTGCAAGAGCAAATATGACTTTGCCTGCCACTTTGCCCGCGGGCAGCACAAGTAA
- the ikzf5 gene encoding zinc finger protein Pegasus isoform X2, with translation MGEEKPDTLDFVKDFQEYLSQQTQHVNMISGSVSGVKEADELPPDCSQNGLDHPSVDMSLEDSSGILVDGFERTYDGKLKCRYCNYATRGTARLIEHIRIHTAYERHLEAHMRSHTGEKPYKCELCSFRCSDRSNLSHHRRRRHKLLPMKGARSLSHKKMLSVLQKKASSLGYGRRLLINFSPPSMVVHKADNVNDFSHELPHLRQETYDNQSRAVENGHSTNQNHHHHDMVMDNPLNQLSTLAGQLASLPSESQAQTQPPMSPGAESIVDEKPFLIQQPHPATAPVAVTASMVHASSSSPITPEPRAPPHSNCSPGGGPCSEHSGRTSTPSISNSQPSTPAPGLSAPLQDPHMLHHCQHCDIYFPDNILYTIHMGCHGYENPFQCNICGHKCKSKYDFACHFARGQHK, from the exons ATGGGTGAAGAAAAGCCGGACACGCTTGACTTTGTGAAGGATTTTCAGGAGTATCTGAGCCAGCAGACTCAACATGTCAACATGATATCAGGCTCTGTCAGCGGCGTCAAGGAGGCGGACGAGCTGCCTCCAG ACTGCAGTCAGAATGGACTGGATCACCCCTCAGTGGACATGTCACTGGAGGACAGCTCAGGGATCCTGGTGGATGGATTTGAGAGGACCTATGACGGCAAGCTCAAGTGCCGCTACTGCAACTATGCCACCAGAGGCACAGCAAGACTCATTGAGCACATCCGAATTCACACAG CCTACGAGCGTCACCTGGAGGCCCACATGCGATCACACACAGGCGAGAAGCCTTATAAGTGTGAACTGTGCTCCTTCCGCTGCAGTGATCGTAGCAACTTGTCGCACCATCGGCGTCGTCGGCACAAACTCCTACCAATGAAAGGTGCTCGCTCACTTTCCCATAAGAAGATGCTGAGTGTTTTACAGAAGAAGGCGAGCTCACTGGGCTACGGCCGCCGACTCCTCATCAACTTCAGCCCCCCTTCTATGGTGGTGCACAAGGCTGACAATGTGAACGACTTCTCCCATGAGCTGCCCCACTTACGTCAGGAGACCTATGATAATCAGAGTCGAGCAGTCGAGAACGGGCACTCCACAAATCAAAATCACCATCACCATGATATGGTTATGGATAACCCCCTGAACCAGCTGTCCACTCTGGCAGGCCAGTTGGCCAGCCTCCCTTCAGAGTCCCAGGCCCAGACTCAACCTCCCATGTCTCCAGGAGCAGAATCTATCGTCGATGAGAAGCCCTTCCTCATCCAGCAGCCCCACCCTGCCACAGCTCCCGTGGCTGTCACAGCCAGCATGGTCcatgcctcctcctcttccccaaTCACCCCAGAGCCCCGGGCTCCTCCCCACAGCAATTGCAGCCCTGGAGGGGGACCCTGTAGCGAGCACAGTGGCCGCACCAGTACCCCCAGTATCTCCAATAGCCAACCCAGTACGCCGGCCCCAGGCCTGTCCGCTCCACTCCAGGACCCCCACATGCTGCATCACTGCCAGCACTGTGACATCTACTTTCCCGACAACATCCTCTACACCATTCACATGGGCTGCCACGGCTACGAGAACCCATTCCAGTGCAACATCTGTGGCCACAAGTGCAAGAGCAAATATGACTTTGCCTGCCACTTTGCCCGCGGGCAGCACAAGTAA